A genome region from Ananas comosus cultivar F153 unplaced genomic scaffold, ASM154086v1, whole genome shotgun sequence includes the following:
- the LOC109705999 gene encoding uncharacterized protein LOC109705999 isoform X1 translates to MVKVHCMDLHGSFISSSKFSVDGSRLENEPFSLHHNFYHLPSFSYCFPHYISRALVLGHGFANGIKETRDTHYHPKLRIIAVIELSQERSTLIEETQIGFLSLCGTNKIEIYGYPSSLKCTSGRTKFVLPGLRRLVLLATTRSFLNGSSMGRQRLSDSTSLIMSSNDQLEYEKLKKQMKPDFLDMVPWYLRTSIDLFKTVFDLMVSVTLFVGRFDMRMMQAAMNEVPDESKISDLLYDHLQNRDKLCTIYFYNM, encoded by the exons ATGGTGAAG GTACATTGCATGGATCTTCATGGCAGCTTTATATCATCTTCCAAGTTTTCAGTCGATGGGAGTCGACTTGAAAATGAACCTTTCTCTCTTCATCACAATTTCTATCACCtcccttctttttcttattgttttCCACATTATATTTCTCGGGCTTTGGTACTTGGGCATGGTTTCGCGAATGGCATAAAAGAGACCAGAGATACTCACTATCATCCAAAACTGCGCA TCATTGCGGTAATCGAGCTATCACAAGAGAGAAGCACTTTGATAGAAGAAACTCAAATTGGTTTTCTTTCCCTTTGTGGAACAAACAAGATAGAAATATATGGATATCCAAGTTCCTTAAAATGCACGAGTGGAAGGACCAAATTTGTTCTTCCTGGTTTGCGTCGGTTGGTTCTGCTAGCGACTACCCGCTCTTTTCTAAATGGGTCATCTATGGGGAG GCAACGTTTATCGGACTCTACATCACTAATTATGTCATCGAACGATCAACTGG AGTATGAGAAGTTGAAGAAACAAATGAAACCTGATTTCTTGGACATGGTACCTTGGTATTTGAG GACTTCCATCGACTTATTCAAGACGGTATTTGATCTCATGGTATCCGTGACTCTATTTGTTGGTCGATTTGACATGCGAATGATGCAG GCTGCTATGAACGAGGTTCCTGACGAATCTAAAATCAGCGATCTCCTGTACGATCATCTTCAAAACAGAGACAAACTttgtactatttatttttataatatgtaa
- the LOC109705999 gene encoding uncharacterized protein LOC109705999 isoform X2: MDLHGSFISSSKFSVDGSRLENEPFSLHHNFYHLPSFSYCFPHYISRALVLGHGFANGIKETRDTHYHPKLRIIAVIELSQERSTLIEETQIGFLSLCGTNKIEIYGYPSSLKCTSGRTKFVLPGLRRLVLLATTRSFLNGSSMGRQRLSDSTSLIMSSNDQLEYEKLKKQMKPDFLDMVPWYLRTSIDLFKTVFDLMVSVTLFVGRFDMRMMQAAMNEVPDESKISDLLYDHLQNRDKLCTIYFYNM, translated from the exons ATGGATCTTCATGGCAGCTTTATATCATCTTCCAAGTTTTCAGTCGATGGGAGTCGACTTGAAAATGAACCTTTCTCTCTTCATCACAATTTCTATCACCtcccttctttttcttattgttttCCACATTATATTTCTCGGGCTTTGGTACTTGGGCATGGTTTCGCGAATGGCATAAAAGAGACCAGAGATACTCACTATCATCCAAAACTGCGCA TCATTGCGGTAATCGAGCTATCACAAGAGAGAAGCACTTTGATAGAAGAAACTCAAATTGGTTTTCTTTCCCTTTGTGGAACAAACAAGATAGAAATATATGGATATCCAAGTTCCTTAAAATGCACGAGTGGAAGGACCAAATTTGTTCTTCCTGGTTTGCGTCGGTTGGTTCTGCTAGCGACTACCCGCTCTTTTCTAAATGGGTCATCTATGGGGAG GCAACGTTTATCGGACTCTACATCACTAATTATGTCATCGAACGATCAACTGG AGTATGAGAAGTTGAAGAAACAAATGAAACCTGATTTCTTGGACATGGTACCTTGGTATTTGAG GACTTCCATCGACTTATTCAAGACGGTATTTGATCTCATGGTATCCGTGACTCTATTTGTTGGTCGATTTGACATGCGAATGATGCAG GCTGCTATGAACGAGGTTCCTGACGAATCTAAAATCAGCGATCTCCTGTACGATCATCTTCAAAACAGAGACAAACTttgtactatttatttttataatatgtaa